Genomic window (Candidatus Nitrosocosmicus franklandus):
TTTAACACAAACAATTTTGAAAATTGGTGCTCAAGTTCTATTCTCTTGGATTCTGATTCTCTGCCTCAATTTTCAAGTGAGTTAAAAATGCTCTTGTTCAATAACTGAATGATATTTTAAAACGTTTCAATTTACTTTCAAATAGCTTCCGATACTTATACGACGTAAGTATCTTTTCATTAATTTTGAAAACCAAGAAAATAAATATATGTCAATGGTCTAGGAGGTTCCTTGTATCTAATTATTTATAAAAACTGAAAAAAATTAAAAAATTATTGCTGGGCTGCTGCGTTATTACCAGTATTGTTCTGGGTTTGTGTGTTTACATTATTTCCTGATCCAGCTGTGTTACCCCCAGAAGCTACACCACTGTTTTGGTTAGAGGTTTGTGATTGGCCGATACTTTGGGTAGCTTGGTTACCTCCGCCACTACCACTACCACCACTTTGGGCTGCTGCGTTATTACCAGTGTTTGTTTGACTCTGGGTGTTTTGGTTATTGCCTGAGCCTGTTGTATCGCCACCAGAAGCTACACCACTGTTTTGGTTAGAGGTTTGTGATTGGCCGATACTTTGGGTAGCTTGGTTACCTCCGCCACTACCACTACCACCACTTTGGGCTGCTGCGTTATTACCAGTGTTTGTTTGACTCTGGGTGTTTTGGTTATTGCCTGAGCCTGTTGTATCGCCACCAGAAGCTACACCACTGTTTTGGTTAGAGGTTTGTGATTGACCGATACTTTGGGTAGCTTGGTTACCTCCGACACTACCACCACCTTGTTGTGCCAGTGCATTATTTCCACTATTTGCTTGGTTTTGAGCATTCAAATTATTGCATGATACAAATGTTCCTGTTCCTGAGACACATAACGCGTTTTGGTTAGAGGTTTGTGATTGGCCGATACCTTGATTAGCAGTATTACCATTGTCATCATCATCATCATCGCCACCTTGTTGTGCCAATGCGTTATTACCTGTATTTGTTTGACCTTGAGCGTTCAAGTTATTGCATGAAAAAAGAGTACCGTCACCAGACACACAAATGCCCAATTGAGTAGAAGCCTGTGATTGGCCGATACCTTGATTAGCAGTGTTTGTTGTAGCAAATGCGTTCATGGTCATAGAAGCTGGACCTAAGAGAAGTATGAAAGAAATCGCTAAAACTGTTGATGTAATTAATGCTCTGTTCACATTAACGATAATATTCATCATATTTGGGTATCTGCAATAGTATATAAACTAAATTCTATGTTTATCATCTATAGTATTATACTATGCTTTTTTATACATAATTTCAACCAGAATTAAAGCTGTGACTGCCAATAATATTTTAAAAATTATTTTGGATTTTGTTCGCTTTTATTACTTCTGCTCGAATAATATGGTCTTTTTAATTTGATGTTTCTAAATCTGTCCATCCTTGAAGTTACTCGTGTCTCGGAGGCAGTATATGGATGGGGGATTACCACAACCCTTTCAATGGATGGAAAATGAGAACTGATTACGGACTGAATTTTCTGAGATAATGTTTCCACTTCTTCTAGAGACTCCTTACCATCAACAGCAATATGTATTTCAGCTTGATCCACCATTCCTGAAGACCGAAGCAAAACATCTCTTACCACTATTTTCTCGTCACTAAATTGCTCGGATATAATGTTTTTAATAACTACTGTTAGTTTTGGATTTTGCCAAGAGTCAATTAGTATCAAAGATGACTTTTTTAAAGACAAATATGATACTGAAAAAATGTATCCTGCTATTATCATTCCACCAATTCCATCCATCTGTACAAACCCAAACTGTGTGGCAACAAGAATGCTAAAAAATCCTATAACCGATGCTGAACCATCCTTTATGGAATTTCTTGCGTCTGTTTTTAGGGAAAGTAAGTTGTATTTGTTGGCTATGAGCTGCATTTGAAATGCCCTGTGTAGAGACAACGCGCTGGCTCCTGCCAAGACTGCCATGACAATGTAAGGATGTTTGATTTCATGAGGATGGATTAATGCTTGATAAGAATTGTAAAAAATAATGACACCAATAACTATCATTCCTATTGCCGCTATTAATGCTGAAAAACTTTCAACTTTATGATATCCAAAATGAAATTTCTTATCAGCTGGTTTATGTGCAATTCTCAATCCTAACAATACTATAAATGAAATCACGGCATCAGATATCGAGTCAATACCATCAGCAGTAGCAACAACACTGCCACTTAATATTCCAGTTATTATTTCTACGACACCTATGGCCAATAAAGTTATGACAGAAATCTTTGCAATTTTTTTTCCTGCAATAATGCCTTCTTGGACCAGATTGGGAGACTGTTGTGTTTTTGTGTTAGTTTTAATCAAATTTTCTTTGAGCTCTGCAGGATCGTCTGTAGTAGATTTATTTTCCTTCTTGTCTTCTGAATCGTCCAAATTAATAATTTATTCTTATTTCATTATTACACTATTTAAAATTTGCTAGCTCACAAATCTTTATGAAAAAAATTTTCAAAAATCTATTTGAAATATCAATTTAATGTATAAAATGGAAGTAATTTTGAATTATTTATAATATTCATAGTTAATTGAACAACGAATCTATTGTTGCAGTACTTTGCCTTTATTCTAAAAAATATTTGCATAGAACCCTAAAAATTATGCGCTCTCAGTCTCTTTGTTATAATGGGATCAGCCGGATTTGAACCGACGACCTCCAGCGCCCGAGGCTGGCATCATACCAAGCTAGACTATGATCCCTAATTTGATATTTTATTACTATAATTTGTTCCTATATTTATTATGTTTCTGGACGCGTATTGTTTTTTATTATTGTTCAATTGGAGTTGACAGATTTATTGCCATGCGATATCGATATCGAGTTCCTCTTTGCATACGTTTACTAGATTCACATCAAACGGAGCAACCTTCTGAGCAGTTATGGTTTCCTGAGAGCACTTTAGTATTCCTTCACTTAAAAGCTTGAATATGATGGCATAACTAATAGGGATGGCACCTGTGGCCCCTGGAGAATTATAATTAAGTATGTGCAAAATATTGTCTCGTAGGATAAAAACCGGGTTTGATACAAAACTACCATCTTTGTCTATTAGAACCGATCTTATACCAGCTGTTCCACGGGTCCTAAACTCCTTTGGGTCTATAGAGGGAAGAAATTTTTTCACTCTGTTGATCATGTACCTTTTGGAAATACTGCTCAATGCTTCTTTGGTAACTAGATCGAGTAATTCCTTTCTAAAAAGCGTTCTATTTATTCCATGATTCTTTTTGGATATTAATCCATATATTTTAGGAAGAAATTCTTTTGCATTTGTAAAATTATTGTATCCATATGGTGATAATACTGGACATGCATTTGGACCTACCTCCCTTGTTCCACTGACCCTGATTATCCAGTGTGGATCTAGAAAAGGAAATTGTTGAAATTGAGGTACCGAATAGATACTATGCCTCGTTAGGTCGTTGTATCTTGATGGGGCAATCCAGTATTCGCCCCTAAACAAAAGATCTTGATATGGATGCTCTATTCTCAATTTATTCAAAATATTGATCGAATTGCTGCCGGCAGCATTTATTAAAAAACTACAGTCAATTTCCCTTTTCGTTTTTTCCAAAGAATCAAAGTATTCTACTTTTATAGATTGTTTTGAGGGTTCTATTCGAATATCAACAACCTTAGAAAATGTTATGATTCTCGCTCGTTTGTTCTTGATGGGTATTTGGTTCCCCATTGTTTGCGTGATCTGACCATAATTTACTGATGCATCTTTCTTGCAGAATACTGCAGCTTGACACCTTACATGGGGCTCAATTGTTGATACTTCCCTTTTGCTTAGAATCGTAATTTCAGATTCGTTCAGGCCATTTTTTATGCCCCATTCAAAGTATTGGTGGAGTGTCTTTTCGGATTTCGGATCAGCTGCAACTTCAACTACTCCATCCTCAATAAACGCTAATCCGTTAGAACGACAGTAGTCTTTCAAAAAATCATATCCATATGCTGCAGCTTTGGCCCAAACTTTTTTCTTTTCGGGATTATATATAAACGGAGCATGTACCTTACCTGTATTTCTTGAACTCGTATGTAGCCCTGGTTTTTCTTCTTGTTCTAAGATGGTGATCTTTGTATTACATAGTGAAGATATTGCATACGCTAAAGTAGTTCCAAGAATACCGGCTCCTATAATTAAGATATGATCATTGTCGCTAATTGTCAGACACTTTATCCCATGTCCAAAAAATCATTATTACACTCCTGTCATTGTTACTTTGCCCATCATTAATGACTGGTTGATCTCACTTATTTCATGACTTTTATGTTTCCTTCGCTCAATGACGTACCCAGATTTAGAGTGATAATAAATTATCATGTCCGTAGGATAAAATGATATTATGGAATGATTATCCGAATCAGATGCAAGATGTCTCAGATGGATGTTTTCCCACTCAAAGAGCTTGTCGATGTCGCCATCAAAATGAAAGTCACTTCCACAACTGCATTGGACATTTCTCCAACTTTCTTTGATATTTCTTAACCATTTGTCTTTTTTAACTCCAATTCCTTCTACACTATCGGATTTCTTTTTTTGATCAGATTCCGTATCATTTTTGGTTGTTTTCAATTCTTTTATCCCGGCGTCCTAAACCTCTATTATAAGATCCTCTTGTTTTAAATCTGTTACTTTCTATAATTCAGTCTAGGCCTCCTATACAAGCTAACATACTGCCAACAATTAAAGTCAATCACGTATCTAATTTCAATAAACAAACTTTTTTTTGTAACATTGATGGGAGAAATGGAATCTGCTATTTTCTAAAATGTATTTTAGCATTTGAAAAATCTAAACTATTCCATTCAATATTAAATCCTAAAAATGAAAGCAAGTCAATATGTATTTTTTCTGGCAATCCTTTTGAAGTCATTACCACGGAAGCTTCTCTGACGGTCGGCTTTTCTTTAATTTCATCGAGAACTTCTTTAACAAATTCCTCTTTAAGTAAGAGATCATTTACCATTGACAGTCTATTACTACTTAGCTCTTCATTAAATTGCTTCTTAAACTTGACATTTTTATCTACTAAATCTTTGAACATAATTTTCAAGAGATTGTTAT
Coding sequences:
- a CDS encoding cation diffusion facilitator family transporter codes for the protein MDDSEDKKENKSTTDDPAELKENLIKTNTKTQQSPNLVQEGIIAGKKIAKISVITLLAIGVVEIITGILSGSVVATADGIDSISDAVISFIVLLGLRIAHKPADKKFHFGYHKVESFSALIAAIGMIVIGVIIFYNSYQALIHPHEIKHPYIVMAVLAGASALSLHRAFQMQLIANKYNLLSLKTDARNSIKDGSASVIGFFSILVATQFGFVQMDGIGGMIIAGYIFSVSYLSLKKSSLILIDSWQNPKLTVVIKNIISEQFSDEKIVVRDVLLRSSGMVDQAEIHIAVDGKESLEEVETLSQKIQSVISSHFPSIERVVVIPHPYTASETRVTSRMDRFRNIKLKRPYYSSRSNKSEQNPK
- a CDS encoding FAD-dependent oxidoreductase, which translates into the protein MKCLTISDNDHILIIGAGILGTTLAYAISSLCNTKITILEQEEKPGLHTSSRNTGKVHAPFIYNPEKKKVWAKAAAYGYDFLKDYCRSNGLAFIEDGVVEVAADPKSEKTLHQYFEWGIKNGLNESEITILSKREVSTIEPHVRCQAAVFCKKDASVNYGQITQTMGNQIPIKNKRARIITFSKVVDIRIEPSKQSIKVEYFDSLEKTKREIDCSFLINAAGSNSINILNKLRIEHPYQDLLFRGEYWIAPSRYNDLTRHSIYSVPQFQQFPFLDPHWIIRVSGTREVGPNACPVLSPYGYNNFTNAKEFLPKIYGLISKKNHGINRTLFRKELLDLVTKEALSSISKRYMINRVKKFLPSIDPKEFRTRGTAGIRSVLIDKDGSFVSNPVFILRDNILHILNYNSPGATGAIPISYAIIFKLLSEGILKCSQETITAQKVAPFDVNLVNVCKEELDIDIAWQ